The Delphinus delphis chromosome 2, mDelDel1.2, whole genome shotgun sequence genome segment GAGTAGAACTTGGACTTCCTTAACGTCAGGCAACTTTCTTTCCCCTATCTTATATTGCTTCTCCTAGTATCTGATAGTTTATTAGCGCAGACTAAATATATTCTGTGGTTTACAACTGGTTTTGTTGGCAACATTTTGGTGACTGTAGCCAAGTAAACAATGTTGTGGCAGTGTCAAAGACTCTAGAGATATGTATCTTTAACAGGTTTGACTTTTAAGCCCCTTTCctacttttagaaatttatcctaaggaaataatataaaatgaaaggtTATAGGCGAAAAGATGTCTACTACTATATTCTTTGGAATactgaaaaactggaaataatccacatgcccaACAATAGGAGAGTGGTTAAATATGGCAAAACCATGAATTTTggaaccatttaaaaattatgaagaccacaaagcaacagagaaaatatttactttattcttcATCTCATTCCATAAGGAGGTAATTTAACACACAGAatgataatgtattttttataattaaaatctattaaaattaaatggataaaacccacaatataaaatggaaaaataaaacgaTTTGAGGAGTACTGGGATTGGGAAtgacttttcctttcactttgaGTTCTCTTTATaataaacagacacaaaaaagaaTTGTTTAGAATGAACTAACTTCTTTTTTGGGACTGGGAAGAGTTCACAAGAGTCACGTGTCCTTTAATGCATCATAACACATAACCAAATGCAAGACACGAGGTCAGAGCCCTCGTTATACGCTGAACTCTGGAGGACACAGCAATACATACCAGTCCCTGGCCTCTCAGAACTTGCAAGCTGGTAGAGAAGACATGACGTATACATGCATCCCGGCACTGCTTCACctccaaaatctttttttttgtttgttttgcagtacgcgggcctctcactgttgtggcctctcccattgcggagcacaggctccggaagcgcaggctcagcggccatggctcatgggcccagccgctccgtggcatatgggatcctcccggactggggcacgaacccgtgtcccatgcatcggcaggcggactctcaaccactgcgccaccagggaagcccctccaaaaTCTTTAACATCCCATCTCATACCAGGGCTTTTCCCCTCCCAGCTTTCATGCCACCTGCTCGTTAATTAACATCATTAGGACTGCCAGTCTGCTGGTCCCTATGCTCTCTTTTGGTCCCCcagctttgtttcatttttctttgctattcTCTTAAATACTAAGGCCTATCACTTAAGCCACCCGCTCCACAATAACTGCAATACCTTAAGCCTTTATTTCCAATTCACCTGCACTGAAAGCCCCCATGTGCTGGACGTGTTCACTTGCCTTCTCCCAGCCTGGGTTGCATGACTCCTCTAGACGAAGCCACTCAACATCACTTCATATATCCCAGGCCagttccctcttcccctcctcatAGACTTCCTTAGGCTCATGCtttcccttccccgccccccaaTGCCTTTTACTGCACAGAAAGAAATTCTTACGTGGGAACTTTCTCCCCTTGAGCCAAGACCAAAGCCCAGTTGCATTCTGCATCCATCCTTACTCCCTGTTTCAGAGGTGAGCTGACCCTGCACCTGCTCTCTGGACCCGGAGCCTCCTGCCTGCTCCTGCCTTTGGACCATCCATGAGCTTGTCGCCCCTCTCTTCAACCTTGCCAGAACTGTTATCTTTTCACCTCAGAATAAATCCTTGCTGCCATCTATAAAGAAGCCTTTCCCTTGGGATACATACTCTTCTAAATGATTGCCACTTGCctttctcctgcccctcccccatactTCTAAAAGGCGTTGTCCTGCCTGGGCTGCCTCCACATCCTCTTTCCCTCACCTGAGACAGCCtgactcctcccaccccaccacccaaATTGTTCCCACAGAAGTTAAACCTTTTCATTTCTTGTCTCACTAGAACCCTCAGCTGTGCTTCACCCTGTAGACCATTCCTTGTCTTGAAATATTCTCTTCATTTGGCTTTTGGGACACTCTGGTGTGAGCCTAGTTatcagaatgaataaatgaatgtcatccagggaggggagagctggCAAGTCTCTCAGCTCAACAGGAGGGCTCACACTTCCGGGGAGTGGTGGCAGGGCAATTGTTAGACTTAAAATCCACTAGGTTAAGTTTGGGGAACCAAATTCCTTCCTAGGGACTAGTTCTGTGGACTCTATGTCAAGCCAACTGATGACTCAATGATATAGGAGTGGATGGAACCCACCAAAATGATACAGAGaactgtttcttcttttatcttcttgaaaGAAAGGTGTAGTGGAGACTGGATCACACCATAGGAAGTTGTGGACAATGTTGGGATTTCCTCTCTTGGGATATGATTAAAAGTGCGGGAAGTGGAATTCGAGTCACCTGGGTCTCCCTCAGTATTCTCTAATAGCTAAAGCTTGCAATCTGCATTCATTCCATTCAACAAGATAGAATgaattttctgttattaaaacaatattactttttaattttagtatcaTTCTTGTAAAGTATAATTTGGTACTTGAGTATATGCTGTGTATTGTCTATTTTGATTCATCTTATTCCTGAGTAATATGTCCCCTATCAGACTGCAAGTGCCTTGAGATCAAGGGTCCTTTTTAGTCTAATTGTCTTCTGTCTTCTACCTTGCTTAGCTTAGGGCTAACACTtgaaagatgcttaaaaaaaaaatctctgttgtttaatttAGCAAGTATGTTAACTTTCCAGATTTCAATGGGTTTGAATAACTCCTGAATGCAATATATTATTCTAAGTGCAGAAGtgtaatatagcaaatatttaagttatttgcattttaggagcgggaagagaggcagaaacacctcaatacctaaggagGATTTAGCACAAAGTTGAAATGGCCCGACACCCTCTTTTGTATATTGTACCAACCTAGATATAAAAGCCAGAATCGCAAGCAATGTTCAGAGCTATTTTGGGTTTCCTTTGCAGTAAGTCCTATAAAACCTTGTAGTTCACCTCCTTAGGCCCAAAGTCCTAACATCCTTGATTGTGGATAGCAGCTAGGTCTTTTGGGACCTTGGGTCGGACTTTTTTCCAGTCAGGCaaataatctgaaaagaaaaagaaatcacatgtAGTCCAGTGCAATTTTCTCCTTGTGTGGTTTCTCCACCAGCTAGAGAGATATTTAAAGGCTCTGAACCTCCTGCCATCTTTAGTTCTCTTTTTTAAGTGTCATTTTTAGAGAACTTTCCACTTTTCTTAGTTATACAGCCAGATTGGGACACCTAGCCGGAAAatcattttcccttaaaaaaaaaaaattctagaatttgAATGCAGGCACGGCATTCCAAACCGATTTACCATAGTGCAGTCTCTTGGGCATTACAACTTGTGGCTGCAACTTGACTGAAAGGGGGCCCCTAAGTTAACCTACAAAGACAAGAGGGTCCAGAGACACTTTTTTCCACTTTCAGATAAAAGAGGATTAATTACCTGAAATCTTCAAGGCTCCAGGACGCACGGTGCAATCCCTCAGTGGAACTTCGTGCTGGAGGCTGCAGCTCCTACGATTTCGGGCAAGACTGGCCCAGGCACTCTAGTCACTTGGAAGGCGGAAGGGAAGGAAGTACCTGAGCAAGGTATGAGCCACTCAGAGGCATCCTGGGGCCGCCACTCACCTAGGGGAGGAGGAGCTAGAGTCCGGACCCACCCGGATCCAGAGGAAAAGCGAGCTCTGGGCCCGCCAGGTGAGGGAAGGAACGCCCGCCCGCTCACCTCCGAAGAGGCGGGGCGCGGCTCTCGATTACCCGCAGGGGCGGTGCTGGCCGATCACCTGGGCCGAGGCGGAACTGAAGGGTCCGGTCACTGCCCGGAGAACCTGTAACTAAGACTCACCTGTGCGGGGGTCGGAGGCGGGGCTAGGGCCAGAACTCACCTGAGCCGGTGGAAACCTGCCCTGGGGGTAGCCCCGGGTTCGCCCAGTGAGGAGGGGGAGGCGCCCCCGGCCGGCCCCATCCGAGCTCCCCTCCGTGGGTCCGCGCGGCCGCCATGACCTGGAGCGCCACCGCCCGGGGCGCCCACCAGCCCGACAACACCGCGTTCACTCAGCAGCGCCTCCCCGCCTGGCAGCCGCTGCTGTCAGCCAGCATCACGCTGCCGCTCTTCTTCTGCGCCGGCCTGGCCTTCAtcggcctgggcctgggcctctaCTACTCCTCCAACGGCATCAAGGAGCTCGAGTACGACTACACCGGCGACCCGGGCACCGGCAACTGCTCGGTGTGCGCCGCCGCCGGCCAGGGCCGCGCGCCGCCGCCCCGCTGCTCGTGCGCCTGGTACTTCTCGCTGCCCGAGTTCTTCCAGGGCCCCGTGTACCTCTACTACGAGCTGACCAACTTCTACCAGAACAACCGGCGCTACGGCGTGTCCCGCGACGACGCGCAGCTGAGCGGGCTGCAGAGCGCGCTGCACCACCCGGTCAACGACTGCTACCCCTACCAGTACAGCGCGGCTGGCCTGCCCATCGCGCCTTGCGGCGCCATCGCCAACAGCCTCTTCAACGACTCCTTCTCGCTGTGGCACCAGCGCCTGCCGGGCGGGCCCTACGTCGAGGTGCCGCTCGACCGCACCGGCATCGCCTGGTGGACCGACTACCACGTCAAGTTCCGCAACCCGCCGCTGGTGAACGGCAGCCTGGCGTTGGCCTTCCTGGGCACCGCGCCCCCGCCCAGCTGGCACCGGCCGGTCTACGAGCTCAGCCCAGACCCGAACAACACCGGCTTCATCAACCAGGACTTCGTGGTATGGATGCGCACGGCGGCGCTGCCCACGTTCCGCAAGCTGTACGCGCGCATCCGCCAGGGCAACTACTCGGCCGGGTTGCCGCGGGGCACCTACCGCGTCAACATCACCTACAACTACCCGGTGCGCGTCTTCGGCGGCCACAAGCTCATCAACTTCAGCAGCATCTCTTGGATGGGCGGCAAGAATCCGTTCCTGGGCATCGCCTACTTGGTGGTCGGCTCCCTCTGCATCCTCACGGGATTTGTCATGCTGGTCGTCTACATTCGCTACCAGGACCAGAACGACGACGACGAGGACGACGAGTAATTCCTGCTTTCAGAGTACTCTTTCTGCTTCTTGCCACAACGCTCTTGCAAGCTTCTTTTGGTTTCTCCCTCCCGACTGTCACCCAGTTCCAACTTCGCCTCACTTTGCCTCCAGTTGTGGATGAGgggaccagagagagagaggaattacACCCGATCGGGGGCTTCCAGACTCTTCTGGGGTGTTTGAACTGCTAGAGTGAGACATCCCTGCACATTTTCCCCATCTCCTTCACGAGCTGACACGTGAGGTTCTTTGAGAGAGGAAGGGACGGCTAGACTCCTCTCATTCAACCCCCATCTGGTGAAGAGATGTTAAATAACTCATTCCAGATCTAGCAGCTGCTCATTGCCTCCTGACGCTGACTCTAGAGTTTTAACCGCTACAGTacagtggttttcttttttcttttttggggggtgggagtgtAGAGAGGGAAGCCCATAAATAACGAGCAGAGacatggaggggtgggggagaacgTATTGATTAAAAATGTAGGTAGTTTAGAAGGCCCCATCCCCAGAAATTCTGATACAATAAGGCTGCGGTGAGACCCTGGAAGCTGCGGTTTTAACAAACCCATCTGGAGATTCCTCCTGTATTCCCTCAAGTTTGGGAATCAGTGCCCTGAACCAGGGAGCAAGTAGGATAACTGCCTGTTTCCCTATTTCCTCAGGTGTCTGAAGCTGGGCCTGACGCAATCACTGCGTCCAGTTTTCCAGGGGGTCATTTGTTCCCAGGGGCAGTGACAAGCAGGTTTGGTCTAGCACTCCTTCTTGAACACAGGAAGCTCTCTACAATGTGCAGAATAATTGAAAACAACTAGCTGGCATACAGATTTGCAGAGCAGGGTTTGTATCAATTCATTTGATATTTGAGTGTAAGAAATTAAAAGGTTTTTTGAGGGGGCAGGGTGGCCAGGTACTGTGTAGAAACTGGAAAATGCCAGGTCAGTTTGTATAGTTCAGAGGGAATGTTTTAACCTTAGAATCAGATAGCTGGAAGGGATCTTAGAGGGAAAATGATTTCCCTAAAGTCATATCTGTGTCTCCTGACTCTGGACTCAGTCCTCTTTGTCATCTAAATGACTTTTTATGCTTAGAGAGAAAGGGCTACGTTCATACCTTTTCCCTtgggtttaagaaaaaaaaattttaatctatgtTCTCAGATGAACCATGTTTGTTTTTAGTAATATGTTTAAATGAATGCTAAGGAATATAGTCTTATGTAAACTAGAATCTTAAGAATTATTTGAACCTTTGAGATAATGTTAAACTCTGACTGCTCTAAAATCAttctaatatatgtaaaattattctaagaaaatagaatttaaaaaacccCTTTTATggcaaaagaactttaaaaaagtgaGATCATCTTAACCAGTTTATTTGCCAAAAGCAGTTATTTGGTGTTCTGTCAGAATTCTCAGTGCCTGTTCTCTATTACGGCTACTTTCCAGTTACTACAATTTTTGCTCATGCGTATAAGGCAGTGCAATACCTTGAGGTATTTTTCTTAAGTAGTCAAAGCAATATTGAATTGtattaaataatttacattaattttattttactcttctaGTCCTTTGAAAACTAATAGCCGATAGACATGCATGTTCATTGACATCTGTCTCAGATCTTCTGGAACAGTCGTGATTTTAGAGATTCTGTCTCAGTATTTACATAaaccaaaaaatgttttataatcccAGTGTGCTGGCTTCCCAACTCCTGAACATAGCACAGCTTTACTGTCAGATTGTGTATTGTGATTTTAGGCTATGAATATATGATCAGATATATAgagagtaatttttatttattatgagtGTTTGATCGAGCAGCTCACTAGCCTAGCCCTTCTTTATGATGGATAAGAGAATTTACTACATTTTTTTACTACTTAGTTGAGAACAACCATGTATATTGCCATCACTTTTACAATAatcattgtattgctataaaagttTAAATGGGACTACAAAATTTAAGGTATTCTGAttaaatcaatgaatatggttCCAAGCCCTATTTATTCTCCAGGTTTTTGAAAGAGAATAAAGGTTATGTTTGTGTTGCCTTTTTTATCGCACTTGCTTAATTCTTTTGAACTATGATCTTAAAGGCACAGACGTTAAAAAAGGTACCAACTAGCAACCACTTTGCTCATTTGCTATTAGCAGATTTATAATGCAGAAAGAAAATCATCTTTCATAATAAAGCTCACAGTGAACTCAATCTTTCAGTGTTAACTTCCCAGTGCAGAATCTGAGCTTATATCAACATCAACATGTAGTACAAATCAGATGATCTTCAACTATTGtttgaatttggtaaaatttggtcaatttttaaaatattttattttattttatttatttatttttgcctgcattgggtctttgttgctgtgcgtgggctctctctagttgcagtgagcggaggctactcttagttgcagtgtgcaggcttctaattgcggtggcttctcttgtggagcacaggctctaggagcacaggcttcagtagttgtggctggcgggctctagagcacaggctcagtagttgtggcacacgggcttagttgctccgcggcatgtgggatcttcccggaccagggctcgaacccgtgtcccctgcattggcaggcagattcttaaccactgcaccaccagggaagccctgtggtcaatttttaataatatttagtaCTAAAAGTTACTAAAGAATGTGATTGCAGTAATCTTCTCCATTTCTGCATTTTACTCAAATTCTAAATTGCAATTATTTGTTGGGTATTTTGGACTACAACgcctcagaaattttaaaaacaaaacattctccTGCACTGTAGCATTTTGTTTGGTATCTCAGCATTTTAGCTGGACTTGAATTCTCATGTTGTCCAGTAAAGGCTTCCTAGCTAGAGCTGTGTCATCTGGAATGAGACAGAAAAGAGTGAACCTCAACAATTGGACTGGAAATGTGCTTTGATCTACCTTGTAAACcacaaacaaaagagaaactaATTAATGTGGTTGGCAGGAACTCCCAAAACAGAATAATATAACAAGAAAGATTTTCCAAGGATCTCCAGAATCAAATCAACTAAACAATTCACAGACTATACAGTTGTTACAAATCAGAGACAGAATAATAGTCTGAGATTTCCTTTAGTAACAATATCACTTCACACTATATAACCACAACCCCTTCTGCCTTGTGGTGTCTGTGCTCTCTTCCTGTCATTGGGGATCTCAACAATCTTGACTAAGATCTCAAAGAGTTATTGGTAGAGCTGCAGTGTAATCAATTCCTTATATGCCCCTGGGTATAAGTCATCAGTTACGGTAATAATACTAAATTCCcccttcctttattttcattgggcatttctttgcattctagttttttttttttcctacagataAAACATCGCTGACTGATTTcgacaacaaaattaaaattttttttaacttcagtttttttcccccaggagaaTTTCTCGTAATTTCCCTCCAACAAAAGCAGAGTCATTTATAAAGTGTCATTGAGAGAGTCTTAGTGAATCTGACCGAAACACATTAAGGTCCCTGAGAGATCTTATCTGAAAGTAGCATCTTGTGTAAAGAATTTGCAAAAATCGCAAACACCATTGACTCTATGTATACCACAATCCCCCATGATTTATCTGATAAGACTAACGACATGTATTCAGGGAAAAATACTTCCCCACTGGTTTGCCACCTGGCATTATGATTCTCACCTTTAGCGGTAATGGTGTAAATTAGTTCACCACAGCAAGGTGGCATTCCTTTATTCATGCACTTGACTGAGCAGCTCACCATAGGACAAAGGAAGATCCTGAGGCAGTGAAACCCAACATAGGCTGGGggtgtggagggagaggagagaggaaataaaaaagaaaggtgaagTTTGGAGCGAGAAGCAGTTTTCTGGGCCAGCAAGTTGTCCAGAAGGGGGAGACTTGGCCACAAAGGGAGCCCACTGCAGAGGGCAGAGCTCTCCAGCGGACTCATTGATGATAAGGCCTTTGAGAAATTTACTAAGTGGATGGTAGCTCACCTTCTGAACCTCTCAGCTTGTCTTTTTGATCAATTTCAGTATGATTTATCTTCTTCCTTAGAAGCAAAAGGTATTACTGTCAAGAACCTCCTCTAATAGCCTTGCTCTCCACATTGGAGCTCTTAACTAAATTCCCATTAAAGTGGCTGAAACCTAACATTACTGATGAAAACTGTAAGTGATGTGTCATTAATAATGATACTTTGTTCTTCTAAAAGGCCTTTGTTCTGAAAGTCCAAGGTGCTTAACACTATGTGGTCTCATTAATCTTAGCCATCAAAATGCATGAGCTTTTAGAAAGTCATCAAGACTAATGAGGGAGAAATAGATTCCCTTCTATTTTGCTCAGTTTTGTTTGGAACTCGACAAAAGTAGGCAGTCTTCTACAACAAAAGCACAACCTCTGGATGTGGCCGTGATATCATTTCAATGATTTGAATCACTTGAGTATTCTCAAAGGAAGACTTGATTAAATCTTGTTATGATTTTAATAAGTAAAAGACATATCCCATTTTTGTTAAAGAATCCAAAATGAGAGCTGCATCACTTCCTATTCATAGCAAATGACAGAATGGAAAACACTTTTTAcccttccctttttgtttttacCTACAGGGCTTTAGGGGTGAAGAGTTACCTTGTTACATCAAGATAGTTTGCAAATAACCGAATGATGGTATCTTTCATACCATTAGGGGGCAAATTAGCTCATTTATTCACTTTCATGAATCTTTAAAAACACTGACCATCATATATATAAATGGCATAATCTCTATCTCCAACCTTAACTTCTCTCCGAACTCACACGTCCAGCTGCCTCTGGGACACACTTAAATGTCCTACAAATAACATAAGCTCCACGTGGTCAGCAGGAAACCCATTGACCTTTCCTCCAAACTCATTCTTCCAAGAATAGTCCCAGGTGCTGAAAATGACTCATCTGTCCCACTCAAGCATCCAAGCCCCAAACCCGAACTACCTCCTTGACTCCTCCCTCTGTTTCTTCCCGCATCCAACTGGTTATCAGATCTTGTTGCTTCCAGATCCCAAATGCACTTTCAATCAGGTCTCTCTTTGTCACTGCCCTGGCCCAGGACTTTGTTATTTTCCATCTGGAAGTTGGAGGAGCCTGCTAATTGGGCTCCAGTTTATTTTCCACATCCCAGCCACGAGGAGCTAGCCAATACACAAACCTCATCACGTGACCCTCAACTTCAGCTCTCTCATGTCTACACACAGCCTACAGGAGGAAGCCTAAATTCCTCAGCAGGGCCTTCAAGACCTCCATGGTTGGCCTCGCACTGAATCTTCATCCCTTCTTTCTCCAAGGCTCCAGCAAATTTCAGCTATATCGAATGATTTGAAGAGGCCTGAACCCAGCATCCCCTTGTGTCTTTGCCCGTGCTGGTCTTGCACGTCCACCTGACCACCGGAATCTCCCCAGTCATCCTCAAGACCATGCTCAGCGTTTGGGTCTCCGTCCTCTGTGAAGTCCTCCACAAGCCCTCCTTGCCTCCTCCACTGTGTCCTCAGCCTCGTCTTCCCTTTGTGCTTATTCCTCTCTCACAGCCCTTGATGCGCTGCCTGGAAATTCCTTATTTGGTTATCTACCTCCATATTCAAACTGTTAGTTCTTTGAGCActgaggatttcttttttctcatttatctttattattgCCAGTGTCAAGCTGAGTGACCAGCATGTGGTGGGTcctcaaacatttgttgaatgattatTAGGAAACCAACGATTCCATGACTTAACTACCACTGAACAGCTTATTTCTTACAATATAGTCGAATGCACAGGAAATCATTGAGGAAACCAAGGAGGTGTGGAGATGACACCCTACACTTTTGAAAATCTTACAATAAGGAGTGCTGTGAATGCACACATATTTTTGACAGCATGAAAAGACTAAGAGTTCCCATTTGGATAACTTAAAAGTGCAGTCGGGTTTTCCTCCATAAACTAATTTGCAGAAATGAATAACAGATGGGTTACACTAGTTCACTGATAGTGGGGACAGTTACTTTATACTCAAAGGTAATCAGTATCTTTCCTATTGAACTGCAGTAAGTTAATggaatgtttatatttttgtggtGCTTTTTATAGAGAATTTTTTTACTTACTGTAGTATTCTATGATAAGATGTAAATGAGCATTGCTTTCCTCCGCCAGATAATTACCCCAGAATCCATTTAAGTGAAAATAGCATTTGTAGAGAAATatccagaaagaaaagcaaaaataaatggaatacttGTTGTCCCATTTGCCAGCTAGTGTTTGGTTTATAACATTTGGCATATCTTGATATCTACATAATAGTAGTTTTAAaaccataaataatattttacagaGGTCACACCATAGTTATTTAAGTTCAGGGGTTTATTTCCCAGAGCACTAAGTAGCTATGAATGAATTATGTTTAGTCTGATCTGCCACAGAAGGGCCATAAACCTCCAAGTCACAGCAAACCGTGGAATATTACTTCAATACGTCAGGAAAAttgtacatgtaaaagaataatgcATGATAAGggaaaggtatttttatttttctaaagtaataTATGTTACCGGGCAGGAGCTATAAAATTTTGTTATGTTAAGCTTTCCTCTGATTCTGGAAAACAAGTTAAGGAACAGCTTTGCCTGGTCAGCCCTAAGCTGGCAAAGCAGGCTGTGGAAACAGGGAAGGCCTAGGAAGGAGAGTTTGGCTTTTAATCAGGAACAGTTTTTCCTTCTGAGTATGCTGCACCTCAAAAAGATGAAAGCAAGGAAAAGCTGCAAGAAAGCAAGAGATGGTTTTGCAAACTTCTCTTTACTATAATCATCCTTCGCCCAGGCAAACGTTTTGGATTCCCAAGCAAGTGTTTTTGTAGATACCCAGAAGTGAGTGTAGAGACAGTTTTTAGCACTAAGGCCcaacttacttttaaaattaaatctagtTAAAATGCTGAAATGAAATTGTTAAGCATTTACCAGACAACATGCTATGTAATTTCCTTGGTTTTCTCCTTTAACTTTTGTAACAACCCTAATATTATCCCCATGTGCATATGCAGAAACAGAggtttggaaaaataaagaaactgttCCAAGGTGACATGGTTGGCAAGAGACAGCCAGGAGGTCAGTGTGACTGCAGAAGCTCTCAGCTATTCAAAGCCGATAGTGTCACCTTCCAGGCAATGTTCTCGGTGCCTTATCTATGTTACCCCattgtaatcctcacaacaatcctgtgaattGGTGCTACTATGATGTgcatgtcacagatgaggaagttgaagcTAAGAGGTAAAGTAACTAGCCTAAAAGGCAGCACAGATAGTAAtgaagagccaggattcaaaccagcTTGTCAGACTGAGGATCCACACGAAGGCACTCAGCTTCTCATCCTCTCTGAATATTAAGAGTAATCTCATGAAGGAACAAACATAGACAAGACACCCCTGAAGAAAAGGAACAGGGGTTGTGGGAGTGAGGAGGTGGAAGGGGAATCTCGCTTGACCTACCAGAAATGAAGTCTTACTCCAAAGCTTCAGTAATTTAGACAACAGGGTGATTTTGGTCCAGGGAAGACAACTAGACAAATGGCACAGAATAGAGAAGGAATCATAGcatgaactaccatatgacccagcaatcccactactgggcatatacccagagaaaaccataattcaaaaagagtcatgtaccaaaatgttcattgcagctctatttacaatagcccggagatggaaacagcctaagtgtccatcataggatgaatggataaagaagatgtggcacatatatacaatggaatattactcagccataaaaagaaacgaaattgagctatttgtaatgaggtggatggacctagattctgtcatacagagtgaagtaagtcagaaacagaaagacaaataccgtatactaacacatatatatggaatttaagaaaaaaaatgtcatgaagaacctaggggtaagacaggaataaagacgcagacctactagagaatggacttgaggatatggggagggggaagggtgagctgtgacaaagggagagagtggcatggacatatatacactaccaaacgt includes the following:
- the TMEM30B gene encoding cell cycle control protein 50B gives rise to the protein MTWSATARGAHQPDNTAFTQQRLPAWQPLLSASITLPLFFCAGLAFIGLGLGLYYSSNGIKELEYDYTGDPGTGNCSVCAAAGQGRAPPPRCSCAWYFSLPEFFQGPVYLYYELTNFYQNNRRYGVSRDDAQLSGLQSALHHPVNDCYPYQYSAAGLPIAPCGAIANSLFNDSFSLWHQRLPGGPYVEVPLDRTGIAWWTDYHVKFRNPPLVNGSLALAFLGTAPPPSWHRPVYELSPDPNNTGFINQDFVVWMRTAALPTFRKLYARIRQGNYSAGLPRGTYRVNITYNYPVRVFGGHKLINFSSISWMGGKNPFLGIAYLVVGSLCILTGFVMLVVYIRYQDQNDDDEDDE